From the Diceros bicornis minor isolate mBicDic1 chromosome 19, mDicBic1.mat.cur, whole genome shotgun sequence genome, one window contains:
- the REM1 gene encoding GTP-binding protein REM 1: MTLNTQQEAKTPLHRRASTPLPLSPRGHQPGLLCTAPSTQSQHPRLGQSASLNPPTRKPLPAPNGWSSESSDSEGSWEALYRVVLLGDPGVGKTSLASLFAGKQERDLHEQLGEDVYERTLTVDGEDTTLVVMDTWEAEKLDESWSQESCLQVGSAYVIVYSIADRGSFESASELRIQLRRTHQADHVPIILVGNKADLARCREVSVEEGRACAVVFDCKFIETSATLQHNVAELFEGVVRQLRLRRRDSAAREPAPPRRRASLGQRARRFLARLTARSARRRALKARSKSCHNLAVL; this comes from the exons ATGACACTAAACACCCAGCAAGAAGCAAAGACCCCCCTGCATCGGCGAGCCAGCACTCCTCTGCCCCTGTCCCCCCGGGGCCACCAGCCTGGCCTCCTGTGCACAGCGCCCTCCACGCAATCCCAGCATCCCCGCCTGGGCCAATCAGCCTCCCTCAACCCTCCCACCCGGAAACCTTTACCTGCCCCCAACGGTTGGTCCTCTGAATCCAGCGACTCTGAAGGCTCCTGGGAGGCCCTCTACCGCGTGGTACTGCTTGGCGATCCTGGCGTAGGGAAGACCAGCCTGGCCAGCCTCTTTGCAGGGAAGCAAGAGCGGGACCTCCATGAACAGCTGGGAG AAGATGTGTACGAGAGGACCCTCACGGTGGACGGAGAAGACACCACGCTGGTGGTCATGGACACCTGGGAGGCCGAGAAACTG GATGAAAGCTGGAGCCAGGAGTCGTGCCTACAGGTGGGCAGCGCCTATGTCATCGTGTACTCCATCGCAGACAGAGGCAGCTTCGAGAGCGCCTCTGAGCTCCGCATTCAGCTGCGGCGCACACATCAGGCGGACCACGTGCCCATCATCCTGGTGGGCAACAAGGCAGACCTGGCACGCTGCCGAGAAGTCTCCGTGGAAG AGGGCCGCGCCTGCGCCGTGGTGTTCGACTGCAAGTTCATCGAGACGTCAGCCACGCTGCAGCACAACGTGGCCGAGCTCTTCGAGGGCGTGGTGCGTCAACTGCGCTTGCGCCGCCGGGATAGCGCGGCCAGAGAGCCCGCGCCGCCCCGACGGCGGGCCAGCCTCGGGCAGCGCGCTCGTCGTTTCCTAGCCCGCCTGACGGCCCGTAGTGCCCGCCGGCGGGCACTCAAGGCCCGCTCCAAGTCCTGCCACAACCTGGCCGTGCTCTGA